The Kitasatospora paranensis genome has a window encoding:
- a CDS encoding MMPL family transporter — MSSLLGRLGGASAARPWRTLLGWLLLLAVALGLAAAFGGSPRDDYRVPGTPSTAGNDLLAARFPEMSGANARVVVHDTHGAALPAAALAQLRSRLAALPHAASVAPPVLSARGDTALLAVAYDVPVTAFEGATGLDALRGAAAPAERAGLQVEFGGAVPERFTEPDGTAEMIGMGAALAILVVALGTLVSAGLPLVVALAGLGLGTALTTLLAAVTDISPTAPTVASMVGLGVGIDYALLLVSRHVEGLRAGLSRQRAAAEATATAGSSVVVAGSTVLVALFGLKLAGLPVYSSFGYATFAVVGAVMLASLTLVPALCSLAGDRLLRRAERRDPQLRVAAGPTRTERWARLIGRRPVAAALGSLVLLLALAAPMLGMRTWPQDAGSQAPGNTTRKAYDLIADAYGPGANGPLVVAVDLKRVPQAGLPALVDALKAHPGVVSVAPPMVDRAGDAAVISVQPATGPQDARTARLLKDVRARVLPAGAEVTGTVAVFSDISDRLASRLWVVVPFVVALSLVLLTVLFRAPVVAVKAAAMNLLSVAAAYGVMTAVFQSDTGARALGLPHAVPVSSWVPILMFTVLFGLSMDYEVFLLARVREDWLATGDARGAVVRGLSATGRVISSAAAIMVAVFTGFAIDPDITVKMMGVGMAVAVLIDATVVRLVLVPATMTLLGRLNWWLPGWLDRLLPRLDVEHGTGPLPAAEPERVPA, encoded by the coding sequence ATGTCCTCCCTGCTCGGCCGTCTCGGCGGCGCATCCGCCGCCCGGCCCTGGCGCACCCTCCTCGGATGGCTGCTGCTGCTCGCCGTCGCCCTGGGCCTGGCCGCCGCCTTCGGCGGTTCGCCGCGCGACGACTACCGCGTCCCCGGCACCCCCTCGACCGCCGGCAACGACCTGCTGGCCGCCCGCTTCCCGGAGATGTCCGGCGCCAACGCCCGGGTCGTCGTGCACGACACCCACGGCGCCGCCCTCCCCGCGGCCGCGCTGGCCCAGTTGCGCTCCCGGCTCGCCGCCCTGCCGCACGCCGCTTCGGTGGCCCCGCCCGTGCTCTCCGCCCGCGGCGACACCGCGCTGCTGGCCGTCGCCTACGACGTGCCGGTGACCGCCTTCGAGGGCGCCACCGGTCTGGACGCGCTGCGCGGCGCCGCGGCCCCGGCGGAACGGGCCGGTCTCCAGGTGGAGTTCGGCGGCGCGGTGCCGGAGCGCTTCACCGAGCCGGACGGCACCGCCGAGATGATCGGCATGGGTGCCGCGCTGGCCATCCTGGTGGTGGCCCTCGGCACGCTGGTGTCGGCGGGCCTGCCGCTGGTGGTGGCGCTGGCCGGGCTCGGCCTCGGCACCGCGCTGACCACTCTGCTGGCCGCCGTCACCGACATCAGCCCGACCGCGCCCACCGTCGCCTCCATGGTCGGCCTGGGGGTCGGCATCGACTACGCGCTGCTGCTGGTCAGCCGCCACGTCGAGGGCCTGCGCGCCGGGCTCTCCCGGCAGCGGGCGGCCGCCGAGGCGACCGCCACGGCCGGGTCCTCGGTGGTGGTGGCCGGTTCGACCGTGCTGGTGGCGCTGTTCGGCCTCAAGCTGGCCGGCCTGCCGGTGTACTCCTCCTTCGGCTACGCGACGTTCGCGGTGGTCGGTGCGGTGATGCTGGCGTCGCTGACGCTCGTCCCGGCGCTCTGCTCGCTGGCCGGCGACCGGCTGTTGCGCCGGGCGGAGCGCCGTGACCCGCAGCTGCGGGTGGCGGCCGGGCCGACCCGCACCGAGCGCTGGGCGCGGCTGATCGGCCGTCGTCCGGTGGCGGCGGCCCTCGGCTCGCTCGTGCTGCTGCTGGCGCTGGCCGCGCCGATGCTGGGGATGCGCACCTGGCCGCAGGACGCCGGGAGCCAGGCTCCCGGCAACACCACCCGCAAGGCGTACGACCTGATCGCCGACGCCTACGGGCCGGGTGCCAACGGGCCGCTGGTGGTCGCGGTCGACCTGAAGCGGGTGCCGCAGGCCGGGTTGCCGGCCCTCGTCGACGCGCTGAAGGCTCACCCGGGCGTGGTGTCGGTCGCCCCGCCGATGGTGGACCGGGCCGGGGACGCGGCCGTGATCAGCGTCCAGCCCGCCACCGGGCCGCAGGACGCCCGTACCGCACGGCTGCTGAAGGACGTCCGGGCCCGGGTGCTGCCGGCCGGTGCGGAGGTGACCGGCACGGTCGCGGTCTTCTCCGACATCTCCGACCGGCTGGCGTCCCGGCTGTGGGTGGTGGTGCCGTTCGTGGTGGCGCTCTCGCTGGTGCTGCTGACGGTGCTGTTCCGCGCCCCGGTGGTCGCGGTGAAGGCGGCCGCGATGAACCTGCTGTCGGTCGCCGCCGCGTACGGGGTGATGACCGCTGTCTTCCAGTCGGACACCGGCGCGCGGGCGCTCGGCCTGCCGCACGCGGTGCCGGTCTCCAGCTGGGTGCCGATCCTGATGTTCACCGTGCTGTTCGGCCTGTCGATGGACTACGAGGTCTTCCTGCTGGCCCGGGTCCGCGAGGACTGGCTGGCCACCGGCGACGCCCGTGGGGCGGTGGTGCGCGGCCTGTCCGCCACCGGACGGGTGATCAGCAGTGCGGCCGCGATCATGGTGGCGGTGTTCACCGGTTTCGCCATCGACCCGGACATCACGGTGAAGATGATGGGCGTCGGCATGGCCGTTGCGGTGCTGATCGACGCCACCGTCGTCCGGCTGGTGCTCGTGCCCGCGACGATGACCCTCCTCGGCCGCCTCAACTGGTGGCTGCCGGGCTGGCTGGACCGCCTGCTGCCGCGGCTCGACGTCGAGCACGGCACCGGCCCGCTGCCGGCCGCCGAACCGGAGCGTGTCCCGGCCTGA
- a CDS encoding DUF4865 family protein yields the protein MHAMQYEITLPADYDMRIVHRRVATRGGLTDDLPGLGLKAYLVRERDDPGTAGAGGGSPVNQYAPVYLWRTAEGMADFLTGPGFRGLCADFGRPAVRHWLGAGFRPGPAVDGTPRFATRARHALPEEADPDEAVAAAVDGLPGAPGLHSAAIALDPYRWELLHLALWRDVPPAAADGTRYRVLHLSRPELDRLPVHAKA from the coding sequence GTGCACGCCATGCAGTACGAGATCACCCTCCCCGCCGACTACGACATGCGGATCGTCCACCGCCGGGTCGCCACCCGGGGCGGCCTGACCGACGACCTGCCGGGCCTGGGCCTCAAGGCCTACCTCGTCCGGGAACGCGACGACCCGGGCACCGCCGGCGCCGGGGGCGGCTCCCCGGTGAACCAGTACGCGCCCGTCTACCTGTGGCGCACCGCGGAGGGCATGGCCGACTTCCTGACCGGCCCCGGCTTCCGCGGGCTCTGCGCCGACTTCGGCCGGCCCGCCGTCCGGCACTGGCTCGGCGCGGGTTTCCGCCCGGGCCCGGCGGTCGACGGCACGCCGCGCTTCGCCACCCGCGCCCGGCACGCCCTCCCGGAGGAAGCGGACCCGGACGAGGCGGTCGCGGCCGCCGTCGACGGCCTCCCCGGGGCGCCGGGCCTCCACAGCGCCGCGATCGCCCTCGACCCCTACCGCTGGGAGCTGCTGCACCTGGCGCTCTGGCGGGACGTGCCGCCGGCCGCCGCCGACGGCACCCGCTACCGGGTCCTGCACCTGTCCCGCCCGGAGCTCGACCGGCTCCCCGTCCACGCGAAGGCCTGA
- a CDS encoding phosphotriesterase, whose protein sequence is MSGAGDTVRTVLGDLPPAELGVTDSHDHLFLASARLPGQELADPDAAEAELRDFAALGGRAVVQWTPYGMGGRPDDLAELSRRTGVHLVAATGLHQAAHYPDGAALRRLDLAELFTAELGRHAGLVKVAGAYHGLDAHARWTMTAAAEAHHATGAPIAVHHELGTAAEDVLELLCGTLGVPPHRVVLGHLNRFPDLGLHRRLAASGAYLAFDGPSAANHATDHHLLDCLAALADAGHADRLLLGGDTTTAAARGNPGMPYLLRRIRPRLGPDLAHLVFTANPAAAFAAPWAPRRR, encoded by the coding sequence GTGAGCGGGGCCGGGGACACCGTCCGCACCGTGCTCGGCGACCTGCCGCCGGCCGAGCTCGGCGTCACCGACTCCCACGACCACCTCTTCCTCGCCAGCGCCCGCCTGCCCGGCCAGGAGCTCGCCGACCCGGACGCCGCGGAGGCCGAGCTGCGGGACTTCGCCGCGCTCGGCGGCCGCGCCGTCGTGCAGTGGACCCCGTACGGGATGGGCGGGCGCCCCGACGACCTGGCCGAGCTGTCCCGCCGCACCGGCGTCCACCTGGTCGCGGCCACCGGTCTCCACCAGGCCGCCCACTACCCGGACGGGGCCGCCCTGCGCCGGCTCGACCTCGCCGAGCTGTTCACCGCCGAACTCGGCCGCCACGCCGGGCTGGTCAAGGTCGCCGGGGCCTACCACGGCCTCGACGCGCACGCCCGGTGGACGATGACCGCCGCGGCCGAGGCCCACCACGCCACCGGCGCGCCGATCGCCGTCCACCACGAGCTCGGCACCGCCGCCGAGGACGTGCTGGAGCTGCTCTGCGGCACCCTGGGCGTCCCGCCGCACCGCGTCGTGCTCGGCCACCTCAACCGCTTCCCCGACCTCGGCCTGCACCGCCGGCTCGCTGCCTCCGGCGCCTACCTGGCCTTCGACGGGCCCTCCGCGGCCAACCACGCCACCGACCACCACCTGCTGGACTGCCTGGCCGCGCTCGCCGACGCCGGCCACGCCGACCGGCTGCTGCTCGGCGGCGACACCACCACCGCGGCCGCCCGCGGCAACCCCGGCATGCCGTACCTGCTGCGCCGGATCCGTCCCCGGCTGGGCCCGGACCTCGCCCACCTGGTGTTCACCGCCAACCCGGCCGCGGCCTTCGCCGCGCCCTGGGCGCCCCGGCGGCGATGA
- a CDS encoding universal stress protein, translating to MNSRARSGIVAGVDGSAHAAAAADWAAEEAVRRGCRLHLVHAVNTGTVTLSPRTGAAVTDLILREAEGTLDEALAKVRAAHPELSPTGDVVPRDAAEAVLTAAEHAELAVVGTRGHGGFASLMLGSVSLRVAAHSVSPVVVVRGGGQVGAHVLVAVRDERDAPAMHFALRTGERTGLPVLALHSWSPVVADVGHMAPMVDEIGEEARLHTQLVGRICDPLREEYPEVGLETRQVSGGTAATLVEASRDAALLVISRRQPAPHFGLRLGTAVHAVLHHAACPVAVVPL from the coding sequence ATGAACAGCAGAGCCCGCTCAGGCATCGTCGCCGGTGTGGACGGATCCGCGCACGCCGCCGCAGCAGCCGACTGGGCCGCCGAGGAGGCCGTCCGCCGCGGCTGCCGGCTGCACCTGGTGCACGCCGTCAACACCGGGACGGTCACCCTGTCACCGCGGACCGGCGCGGCCGTCACCGACCTCATCCTGCGCGAGGCCGAGGGCACCCTCGACGAGGCGCTCGCCAAGGTCCGCGCCGCGCACCCGGAGCTCTCGCCGACCGGCGACGTGGTGCCGCGGGACGCCGCCGAGGCGGTGCTGACCGCCGCCGAGCACGCCGAACTGGCCGTGGTCGGCACCCGCGGCCACGGCGGCTTCGCCTCGCTGATGCTGGGCTCGGTCAGCCTCCGGGTCGCCGCACACTCGGTCAGTCCGGTGGTCGTCGTGCGCGGCGGCGGCCAGGTCGGCGCCCACGTGCTGGTCGCCGTCCGCGACGAGCGGGACGCTCCGGCGATGCACTTCGCGCTGCGCACCGGCGAGCGGACGGGGCTGCCCGTGCTCGCCCTGCACTCCTGGTCACCGGTGGTCGCCGACGTCGGCCACATGGCGCCGATGGTGGATGAGATCGGCGAGGAGGCCCGGCTGCACACGCAGCTGGTGGGGAGGATCTGCGACCCGCTGCGGGAGGAGTACCCGGAGGTCGGTCTGGAGACCCGGCAGGTCAGCGGCGGCACCGCGGCCACCCTGGTGGAGGCCTCGCGGGACGCCGCACTGCTGGTGATCTCCCGGCGCCAGCCGGCGCCGCACTTCGGGCTCCGGCTGGGCACGGCCGTGCACGCCGTGCTGCACCACGCGGCCTGCCCGGTCGCGGTCGTCCCGCTCTGA
- a CDS encoding alpha/beta hydrolase: MGLTSHSVLAIAVLAAVATMAATVWGWPRLARRSVGAVLGRIGALLATQATVLCAIALAANNYFAFYSSWDDLLGTGETGPVSVQAAAEGRPAGAAPPPVVKAQLLGKEGVQSPTGSQDPQQVGEIQSVRITGSISGLATDAYVYLPPQYFQPAFAARHFPAVVAMTGFPGDAKNLLTRLNYPAAALQLMQSGKMQPTVLVLMRPSPAMPADTECEDVPGGAHSETYFTKDVPRVVTATYRVAAAPAAWGVMGNSTGGYCAVKMAMRHPEVYPSAASLSGYYKAAEDATTGDLFKGSAQRRDEADLMWRLAHLPQPRVAVLLAGPVAGDGDYKRQTDAFQAAVRPPMAAAQATVAQGGHNFKTWSQLLPPSLEWMSRHLVAG, from the coding sequence ATGGGGCTGACCAGCCATTCGGTGCTGGCGATCGCGGTACTGGCCGCGGTCGCGACGATGGCCGCGACGGTGTGGGGCTGGCCCCGGCTGGCGCGCCGGAGCGTCGGGGCGGTGCTGGGCCGGATCGGCGCCCTGCTGGCCACCCAGGCCACCGTGCTGTGTGCGATCGCGCTGGCCGCCAACAACTACTTCGCCTTCTACAGCAGCTGGGACGACCTGCTGGGCACCGGGGAGACCGGGCCGGTCTCCGTCCAGGCCGCCGCCGAGGGCCGGCCCGCCGGGGCCGCGCCGCCGCCCGTGGTGAAGGCGCAGCTGCTCGGGAAGGAGGGCGTGCAGAGCCCGACCGGGAGCCAGGACCCGCAGCAGGTCGGCGAGATCCAGTCGGTCAGGATCACCGGTTCGATCTCCGGGCTGGCCACCGACGCGTACGTCTACCTGCCGCCGCAGTACTTCCAGCCTGCTTTCGCGGCCCGGCACTTCCCGGCGGTGGTGGCGATGACCGGCTTCCCCGGTGATGCGAAGAACCTGCTCACCCGGCTCAACTACCCTGCGGCGGCGCTGCAGTTGATGCAGTCCGGCAAGATGCAGCCGACAGTGCTGGTGCTGATGCGGCCGTCACCGGCGATGCCGGCCGACACCGAGTGCGAGGACGTGCCCGGCGGCGCGCACTCCGAGACGTACTTCACCAAGGACGTGCCGCGCGTGGTCACGGCGACCTACCGGGTGGCCGCTGCGCCCGCCGCCTGGGGCGTGATGGGCAACTCGACCGGCGGCTACTGCGCGGTCAAGATGGCGATGCGCCACCCCGAGGTGTACCCGTCCGCCGCCTCGCTCTCCGGCTACTACAAGGCCGCCGAGGACGCCACCACCGGCGACCTGTTCAAGGGCAGCGCGCAGCGGCGCGACGAGGCCGACCTGATGTGGCGCCTCGCGCACCTGCCGCAGCCGCGGGTCGCAGTGCTGCTGGCCGGCCCGGTGGCGGGCGACGGCGACTACAAGCGGCAGACCGACGCCTTCCAGGCCGCGGTGCGCCCGCCGATGGCGGCCGCGCAGGCGACGGTCGCGCAGGGCGGCCACAACTTCAAGACCTGGTCGCAGCTGCTGCCGCCGTCGCTGGAGTGGATGTCCCGGCACCTCGTCGCCGGCTGA
- a CDS encoding MoaF-related domain-containing protein: MTAPLPGFAGHTYLFQVDNGAAFRNSYAADGTRLRWEGLGESAGQFEDVALHVAQVGPEQWFVSWTEQSGITVSHVMDLAALTVRVFWTYEGEGGRVGELHTGTLQQLG; the protein is encoded by the coding sequence ATGACCGCGCCCCTGCCGGGCTTCGCCGGCCACACCTACCTCTTCCAGGTCGACAACGGCGCGGCCTTCCGCAACTCCTACGCGGCCGACGGCACCCGGCTGCGGTGGGAGGGCCTCGGCGAGTCGGCCGGCCAGTTCGAGGACGTCGCCCTGCACGTCGCCCAGGTCGGCCCGGAGCAGTGGTTCGTCAGCTGGACGGAGCAGAGCGGCATCACCGTCAGCCACGTGATGGACCTGGCCGCGCTCACCGTCCGGGTCTTCTGGACGTACGAGGGCGAGGGCGGGCGGGTCGGCGAGCTGCACACCGGCACGCTCCAGCAGCTCGGCTGA
- a CDS encoding helix-turn-helix domain-containing protein — MTELRRLRYFLAVAEERSVTRAAERLHIAQPALSRQIKQLEQELGVQLPERGAQGVGPTRAGAVPAGRGAELCARAVRLWRDVRLLRPSGSWPARPRPAGGRIRVRHRARTGGPRRGAVRGRRVRRFGPAGRPGPAAVHRCAHHRDPAAHPGADGAAGDRRVAPRGRRAVGRCRAYVGRPATE; from the coding sequence ATGACCGAACTTCGCCGTCTGCGCTACTTCCTGGCCGTCGCCGAGGAGCGCAGCGTCACCCGCGCCGCCGAGCGACTGCACATCGCCCAGCCCGCGCTGAGCCGCCAGATCAAGCAGCTGGAGCAGGAGTTGGGCGTCCAGCTGCCGGAGCGCGGCGCCCAGGGGGTCGGACCGACCCGGGCGGGTGCGGTGCCGGCCGGGCGTGGCGCCGAACTCTGCGCCCGGGCCGTCCGGTTGTGGCGGGACGTGCGGCTGCTCCGGCCCTCGGGGTCGTGGCCGGCGCGACCCCGGCCGGCTGGTGGCCGGATTCGCGTTCGACACCGCGCACGCACCGGTGGCCCGCGGCGAGGCGCTGTCCGTGGACGGCGAGTCCGCCGCTTCGGGCCTGCCGGTCGGCCTGGTCCGGCGGCCGTTCACCGGTGCGCCCACCATCGGGATCCAGCTGCTCACCCGGGGGCGGACGGCGCGGCCGGTGACCGCCGGGTCGCCCCGCGTGGCCGGCGGGCCGTCGGGCGGTGCCGGGCGTACGTTGGAAGACCCGCAACGGAGTGA
- a CDS encoding antibiotic biosynthesis monooxygenase has translation MAEQVLSEVGAVVAPDREAELVALYRELVSGPLPEGLLRTELLRGPSGHWRIQSHWRDLAALEAVRNAAERPAAPQLFRRVGTEPELVVFTVVADQEASVSLP, from the coding sequence ATGGCCGAGCAGGTGCTGAGCGAGGTCGGTGCGGTGGTGGCACCGGACCGGGAGGCCGAGCTGGTGGCGCTGTACCGGGAGCTGGTCTCCGGCCCGCTCCCCGAAGGCCTGCTGCGGACGGAGCTGCTCCGCGGCCCTTCCGGGCACTGGCGGATCCAGAGCCACTGGCGGGACCTCGCCGCCCTGGAGGCCGTCCGGAACGCGGCCGAGCGGCCGGCCGCGCCGCAGCTGTTCCGGCGGGTCGGCACCGAACCGGAGCTCGTCGTGTTCACCGTCGTGGCCGACCAGGAGGCCAGTGTGTCGCTGCCCTGA
- the aceB gene encoding malate synthase A, translating into MAADQETVGASPAAPVVTVAGPRVARAEEVLTPEAVAFVVGLHRAFEDRRQELLVRRKARRAAIAEAGTLDFLPETADVRAGDWQVAEAPRALRDRRVEITGPTDRKMVINALNSGAKVWLADFEDATAPTWENVVTGQINLIDAFEGRIDFTSPQGKAYALKPAAELATVVVRPRGWHLDETHLLVDGTPVAGAFLDFGLYFFHNAARLLAKGAEDPNSGPYFYLPKTESHLEARLWNDVFTHAQAALGIPHGTIRATVLIETITAAFEMEEILYELREHAAGLNAGRWDYLFSIVKNFRDAGDHYILPDRNSVTMASPFMAAYTRLLVQTCHRRGAHAVGGMAAFIPSRKDPEVNAAALEKVRADKDREAAGGFDGSWVAHPDLVPVARACFDAVLGDRPNQKDNPGSDGVVTAAQLLDIAGAGGSCTRAGLHNAVQVGVRYIEAWLRGLGAVGIFNMMEDAATAEISRSQIWQWIYNGVVLADTGEKATAELVRRLVAEELAALRAELGADTYAGGRWSEAARLFEQVALADEFVDFLTLPALPLLG; encoded by the coding sequence ATGGCTGCAGACCAGGAGACCGTCGGCGCTTCCCCCGCTGCCCCGGTCGTCACTGTCGCCGGTCCGCGCGTCGCCCGCGCCGAGGAGGTGCTCACCCCGGAGGCCGTGGCCTTCGTCGTCGGGCTGCACCGCGCCTTCGAAGACCGCAGGCAGGAGCTCCTCGTCCGGCGCAAGGCGCGCCGCGCCGCCATCGCCGAGGCCGGCACCCTCGACTTCCTCCCCGAGACCGCCGACGTCCGCGCCGGCGACTGGCAGGTCGCCGAGGCCCCGCGTGCCCTCCGGGACCGCCGGGTCGAGATCACCGGGCCCACCGACCGCAAGATGGTGATCAACGCCCTCAACTCCGGGGCGAAGGTCTGGCTCGCCGACTTCGAGGACGCCACCGCCCCCACCTGGGAGAACGTCGTCACCGGCCAGATCAACCTGATCGACGCCTTCGAGGGCCGGATCGACTTCACCTCGCCGCAGGGCAAGGCCTACGCGCTCAAGCCCGCCGCCGAGCTGGCCACCGTGGTCGTCCGCCCGCGCGGCTGGCACCTGGACGAGACCCACCTGCTGGTCGACGGGACCCCGGTCGCCGGCGCCTTCCTCGACTTCGGGCTCTACTTCTTCCACAACGCCGCCCGGCTGCTGGCCAAGGGCGCCGAGGACCCGAACTCCGGCCCGTACTTCTACCTCCCGAAGACCGAGAGCCACCTGGAGGCCCGGCTCTGGAACGACGTCTTCACGCACGCCCAGGCGGCCCTCGGCATCCCGCACGGCACGATCCGCGCCACCGTCCTGATCGAGACCATCACCGCCGCGTTCGAGATGGAGGAGATCCTCTACGAACTGCGGGAGCACGCCGCCGGCCTCAACGCGGGCCGCTGGGACTACCTCTTCTCGATCGTCAAGAACTTCCGCGACGCGGGCGACCACTACATCCTGCCGGACCGCAACAGCGTCACCATGGCCTCGCCGTTCATGGCCGCCTACACCCGCCTCCTGGTGCAGACCTGCCACCGGCGCGGCGCCCACGCGGTCGGCGGCATGGCCGCGTTCATCCCCTCCCGCAAGGACCCGGAGGTCAACGCGGCCGCGCTGGAGAAGGTCCGGGCCGACAAGGACCGCGAGGCCGCCGGCGGCTTCGACGGCTCCTGGGTCGCCCACCCCGACCTCGTCCCGGTGGCCCGCGCCTGCTTCGACGCGGTGCTGGGCGACCGTCCGAACCAGAAGGACAACCCCGGCTCAGACGGGGTCGTGACGGCCGCCCAGCTGCTCGACATCGCCGGCGCCGGCGGTTCCTGCACCCGGGCCGGCCTGCACAACGCCGTCCAGGTGGGAGTCCGCTACATCGAGGCCTGGCTGCGCGGCCTGGGCGCCGTCGGAATCTTCAACATGATGGAGGACGCCGCCACCGCCGAGATCTCCCGCTCGCAGATCTGGCAGTGGATTTACAACGGCGTCGTCCTCGCCGACACCGGCGAGAAGGCCACCGCGGAGCTCGTCCGCCGGCTCGTGGCCGAGGAACTCGCCGCACTCCGTGCCGAGCTCGGCGCGGACACCTACGCCGGTGGGCGCTGGTCCGAGGCCGCCAGGCTCTTCGAACAGGTCGCGCTGGCCGACGAGTTCGTCGACTTCCTCACCCTGCCCGCGCTGCCCCTGCTCGGCTGA
- a CDS encoding allophanate hydrolase-related protein, which yields MARIFFNGQAMAGGPFHPSVARYLVGPVHTAPGYRFFSIGDVCPGLLADPAADSAVEGELYDVPLEHLRDVVLPGEPRELELGVITLADGTPCLSMLLARGELERGVHREITGHGGWRAYLATLGRTA from the coding sequence GTGGCGCGCATCTTCTTCAACGGCCAGGCGATGGCCGGCGGACCGTTCCACCCGTCGGTCGCCCGGTACCTGGTCGGCCCGGTGCACACCGCACCCGGCTACCGCTTCTTCTCCATCGGCGACGTCTGCCCCGGGCTGCTCGCCGACCCGGCCGCGGACAGCGCGGTCGAGGGCGAGCTGTACGACGTCCCCCTGGAGCACCTGCGGGACGTCGTGCTGCCCGGCGAGCCCCGCGAGCTCGAACTCGGTGTCATCACGCTCGCGGACGGCACGCCGTGCCTGTCCATGCTGCTCGCCCGCGGTGAACTCGAGCGCGGCGTCCACCGCGAGATCACCGGCCACGGCGGCTGGCGCGCCTACCTGGCGACCCTCGGCCGCACGGCCTGA
- a CDS encoding HesA/MoeB/ThiF family protein: protein MLLPRIKPEHRPYRTDSGGIRIGGSIHGIGAEIDDPTGWIWTLVSLADGTRSGAAIGAEVAARHPAVPPAQAAAGLARLTAAGFLEDAGSAPPPELTARERERHSRGHDLYRWMDLGPRANGWDVQLRLRNARVLLIGLGGTGGAAALALAASGVGELRCVDPDTVELSNLNRQTLYTEADLGRPKAEAAGARLRALNSDITVLARRLRITGPDDLRPLVEEAPRPDLLLLCADRPDDVRRWTNRICLDAGLPWLDAGYRGPLATVGVHAPGRGACWECLHTAGRAGRDTGLPPGADEQEVTPRMPWNPANAVTAGLSGALLAHAALALLTGVPPLEPGFRFGLNLMLPGEPLLERHPRRPDCPACGTPPPGAG, encoded by the coding sequence ATGCTTCTGCCACGCATCAAGCCCGAGCACCGGCCCTACCGGACGGACTCCGGCGGCATCCGGATCGGCGGCTCGATCCACGGCATCGGCGCGGAGATCGACGATCCGACCGGCTGGATCTGGACACTGGTGTCGCTGGCCGACGGCACCCGCAGCGGCGCCGCCATCGGGGCCGAGGTGGCGGCCCGCCACCCGGCGGTCCCGCCCGCGCAGGCGGCCGCCGGGCTCGCCCGGCTCACCGCCGCCGGCTTCCTGGAGGACGCGGGCAGCGCGCCGCCGCCCGAGCTGACCGCCCGGGAGCGGGAGCGCCACAGCCGGGGCCACGACCTCTACCGCTGGATGGATCTCGGGCCGCGGGCCAACGGCTGGGACGTCCAGCTCCGGCTGCGCAACGCCCGCGTCCTGCTGATCGGCCTCGGCGGAACCGGCGGGGCGGCCGCGCTCGCGCTGGCCGCCTCCGGCGTCGGCGAACTGCGCTGCGTGGACCCGGACACCGTCGAGCTCTCCAACCTCAACCGGCAGACGCTCTACACCGAGGCGGACCTCGGGCGGCCGAAGGCCGAGGCCGCCGGGGCCCGCCTGCGCGCCCTCAACTCGGACATCACCGTCCTCGCCCGCCGGCTGCGGATCACCGGCCCCGACGACCTCCGACCGCTGGTCGAGGAGGCGCCGCGGCCCGATCTGCTGCTGCTCTGCGCGGACCGCCCGGACGACGTCCGGCGCTGGACGAACCGGATCTGCCTGGACGCCGGACTCCCCTGGCTGGACGCCGGATACCGCGGTCCGCTGGCCACCGTCGGCGTCCACGCACCCGGCCGCGGCGCCTGCTGGGAGTGCCTGCACACCGCCGGGCGGGCCGGCCGGGACACCGGTCTGCCACCCGGCGCGGACGAGCAGGAGGTCACCCCGCGGATGCCGTGGAACCCGGCCAACGCGGTCACCGCCGGGCTGTCCGGGGCGCTGCTCGCCCACGCCGCGCTGGCCCTGCTGACCGGTGTCCCGCCGCTGGAGCCGGGCTTCCGGTTCGGCCTCAACCTGATGCTCCCGGGCGAGCCGCTGCTGGAGCGCCACCCGCGCCGCCCGGACTGTCCCGCCTGCGGGACACCGCCCCCGGGGGCCGGCTGA